From a region of the Chloroflexota bacterium genome:
- a CDS encoding DUF542 domain-containing protein has product MSTTTVTPQVIAESTLAALAEAHPDVMAVLRQHGFDLCCGGGLSLSQAAQAHQVELAPIVADLTAILGKTA; this is encoded by the coding sequence ATGTCAACTACAACTGTAACCCCACAGGTTATCGCCGAAAGCACTCTCGCCGCATTAGCCGAAGCCCACCCCGACGTTATGGCTGTTTTACGTCAACATGGCTTTGATTTGTGTTGCGGTGGCGGATTAAGCCTGAGCCAAGCCGCCCAAGCCCATCAAGTTGAGCTAGCGCCGATCGTCGCCGATTTAACCGCCATTTTGGGCAAAACAGCCTAA
- a CDS encoding multicopper oxidase domain-containing protein, giving the protein MNRRSFTMVVIFSLLLASIAACSDQATRTSSLAPTASAKPESQVVSQQASQPTSQEVLEIHSFDMGFKPQNLTVPSAGVYTIKLVNDGVIPHDITFPDGTVISAKANETVTGEVTIPAEGMKFICAVPGHEAAGMKGSIQVASADAAAVTPTMMDDHSGPAPESDIAADESAPEYMLHDAKAPTALEGTVHDVELVVEEKPMTVAPGYVQHVWTFGGTVPGPVIRVKVGDTVRIHLSNPSSNKVPHSIDFHSSEVAWNDEMTSINVGEDKMYEWKANYAGVWMYHCGTTPALHHIANGMYGMVIVEPKEGLPAVDHEFALVQSEWYLGPQGDLVSLEKAASAAPAPEYVVFNGVANQYKDHPLEVKTGASVRVFVLNAGPSIDSSFHVVGTIFNTVIKEGVQLRPETANGYGSQAVDLAPAQGAIVEFATAEDGLYPIVTHAFNFVGRGALGLFQAGDGDPKN; this is encoded by the coding sequence ATGAACCGCCGATCATTCACTATGGTAGTGATTTTTAGTCTATTGTTAGCAAGTATTGCCGCATGTAGCGATCAAGCTACACGAACGAGTAGCCTTGCCCCAACCGCTTCGGCTAAGCCCGAAAGCCAAGTTGTGAGTCAACAAGCTAGCCAACCAACCAGCCAAGAAGTGTTGGAAATTCATTCGTTTGATATGGGCTTCAAACCACAGAATCTCACAGTGCCAAGTGCTGGCGTATATACAATTAAATTAGTCAATGATGGGGTGATTCCTCACGATATTACCTTTCCTGATGGCACCGTTATTAGTGCTAAAGCCAACGAAACAGTGACTGGCGAGGTCACAATTCCGGCTGAGGGCATGAAATTTATTTGTGCTGTACCTGGCCACGAAGCTGCGGGCATGAAAGGCTCAATTCAAGTTGCCTCGGCTGATGCAGCCGCAGTTACCCCAACCATGATGGATGACCATAGCGGGCCTGCGCCAGAGAGCGATATTGCCGCCGATGAGTCGGCTCCTGAATATATGTTGCACGATGCTAAAGCGCCAACTGCCTTGGAAGGTACGGTGCATGATGTTGAATTAGTGGTTGAAGAAAAACCAATGACTGTGGCTCCAGGCTATGTCCAGCATGTTTGGACATTTGGCGGCACAGTGCCAGGTCCGGTCATTCGGGTGAAGGTCGGCGATACTGTGCGGATTCACCTTAGCAACCCTAGCTCCAACAAAGTGCCACACTCAATCGATTTTCACTCCAGCGAGGTTGCTTGGAACGACGAAATGACCTCGATCAATGTTGGTGAAGATAAGATGTACGAATGGAAAGCCAATTATGCTGGGGTTTGGATGTATCACTGTGGTACAACTCCCGCGCTGCATCACATTGCCAATGGGATGTATGGGATGGTGATTGTTGAACCTAAGGAAGGCTTGCCAGCAGTTGATCATGAATTTGCCTTGGTGCAAAGCGAATGGTATCTCGGCCCTCAAGGCGATTTAGTCAGCCTCGAAAAAGCTGCTTCAGCCGCTCCAGCCCCAGAATATGTGGTCTTCAACGGCGTTGCCAACCAATATAAAGATCATCCATTGGAAGTCAAAACTGGCGCAAGTGTGCGGGTATTTGTGCTGAATGCTGGGCCAAGCATCGATAGCTCGTTCCACGTGGTTGGTACCATTTTCAACACTGTGATCAAAGAAGGCGTACAATTACGGCCTGAAACTGCCAATGGCTATGGTTCACAAGCTGTCGATTTGGCTCCAGCCCAAGGCGCAATTGTCGAATTTGCGACTGCTGAAGATGGCTTATATCCCATTGTGACCCACGCTTTCAACTTTGTCGGGCGCGGAGCTTTGGGGTTATTCCAAGCAGGCGATGGCGACCCCAAAAACTAG
- a CDS encoding Crp/Fnr family transcriptional regulator, translating into MDRNVLFAHVSFTRDLSPTIIAALSSHANEQTVERGQIITLEGDPAVAMYLVYSGRIKVVRHSIEGREHILHVVEAYDHFNTVPMFREARCPATSEALVTSQLLAIPREHIRQVAQQHPELALAMLGEFANRLHNLVGLVENLALHTVNGRLARLLLQQAALAEQNPNLAPLTQAEMAAHIGSVREMVGRALKAFDAQGLIRLERGMIEIIDPQGLAAQAEL; encoded by the coding sequence ATGGATCGAAATGTTTTATTTGCCCATGTCAGTTTCACTCGCGATCTATCGCCAACGATTATTGCTGCGCTGAGCAGCCATGCTAATGAACAAACCGTCGAGCGTGGCCAGATTATCACGCTGGAGGGCGACCCCGCCGTAGCAATGTATCTGGTGTATAGCGGGCGGATTAAGGTTGTACGTCATTCAATCGAGGGCCGCGAGCATATTTTACACGTAGTTGAGGCCTACGATCATTTTAATACAGTCCCGATGTTTCGTGAAGCCCGCTGCCCAGCCACCAGCGAAGCCTTAGTTACCAGCCAATTATTGGCAATTCCGCGTGAACATATCCGCCAAGTCGCCCAGCAACACCCTGAATTAGCCTTGGCAATGTTGGGCGAATTCGCCAACCGTTTGCATAATTTGGTTGGCTTAGTTGAAAATTTGGCCTTACATACGGTCAACGGGCGTTTGGCGCGTTTATTGTTGCAACAAGCTGCATTAGCCGAACAAAACCCTAATCTCGCGCCCTTGACCCAAGCTGAAATGGCTGCGCATATTGGCTCAGTGCGTGAGATGGTCGGGCGTGCCTTGAAGGCCTTTGATGCGCAAGGCTTAATTCGGCTTGAGCGCGGCATGATCGAAATTATCGATCCCCAAGGTTTAGCTGCCCAAGCTGAGCTTTAG
- a CDS encoding cupin domain-containing protein, whose protein sequence is MHALLSQLIVGTFPPLDLAQLRDQSELDGPLWSYTTDQLNLNLLRFRFGDGIPNHQNHEVDVLLIVLEGTAILEIDLVQQPIGVGSIVCVPRGAARSIQATSDELIYFSCHQRRAGLFPTITKHNAM, encoded by the coding sequence ATGCATGCATTACTTTCCCAATTGATTGTTGGTACCTTTCCGCCCTTGGATTTGGCTCAACTGCGCGACCAAAGCGAGCTTGATGGCCCGTTGTGGAGCTACACCACCGATCAACTTAACCTCAATTTGCTGCGTTTTCGTTTTGGCGATGGCATTCCCAATCACCAAAATCACGAAGTTGATGTGCTGTTGATTGTGCTCGAAGGCACGGCTATTTTGGAGATCGATTTGGTGCAACAGCCAATTGGCGTTGGCTCGATCGTCTGTGTGCCGCGTGGTGCAGCCCGTTCAATCCAAGCTACCAGCGACGAATTGATCTATTTTAGTTGCCATCAACGGCGGGCTGGCCTGTTTCCCACAATCACCAAGCATAATGCCATGTGA
- a CDS encoding WXG100 family type VII secretion target, producing MPAPIVQIDYDLIKQVAQRFQRQTEQVQTIRLQIQQVAEPLIAGAWQGAAATAFANEYQTELLPALQRLTLVLSTAKQISLELSGVLHEAEREAASLFRAEVVLNQTTDQVGKYKEAYLEISEMRPVEGELYLAGGADMRQGIHPSDADQGQIGNCFVVASLAAVAQNNPDVIRNAIEDNGDGTYTVTFYQREADTRFNRLNNWFDNGFDPVKITVTAEFPVLADGTQPYIHENQEVLDGKRELWPAIMEKAYAQFLSQSSNPIDMYSTLNKGGNPADVLEAITGQRSVINEPQTYSIHQLATMHNNQQAIIFGTPNPSDPSVNQPAFINKQLQPKHAYYVSHIDQQRNRVTLRNPWSWDEPPVTVDYADLEQVFNVVITNPID from the coding sequence ATGCCAGCCCCGATTGTCCAAATTGATTATGACCTGATCAAGCAGGTTGCCCAGCGATTTCAGCGCCAAACCGAGCAAGTCCAAACGATTCGCCTGCAAATTCAACAGGTTGCTGAGCCGTTAATTGCTGGGGCCTGGCAAGGCGCTGCGGCAACGGCTTTTGCTAACGAATATCAAACCGAACTACTGCCCGCGTTGCAACGCTTAACGCTTGTTTTGAGCACCGCCAAGCAAATCAGCCTTGAATTGAGCGGCGTGTTGCACGAAGCTGAACGCGAAGCCGCTAGCTTGTTTCGAGCCGAAGTGGTGCTCAATCAAACAACTGATCAGGTAGGCAAATATAAAGAAGCCTATCTCGAAATTAGCGAAATGCGCCCAGTTGAGGGTGAATTATATTTAGCTGGCGGGGCTGATATGCGCCAAGGTATCCACCCCAGCGATGCTGATCAAGGCCAGATTGGTAATTGTTTTGTGGTGGCTTCGCTGGCGGCGGTGGCCCAAAATAACCCCGATGTGATTCGCAATGCGATTGAAGATAATGGCGATGGCACCTATACCGTCACGTTTTATCAGCGTGAAGCTGATACGCGCTTTAATCGTTTAAATAATTGGTTTGATAATGGCTTTGATCCGGTGAAAATCACCGTGACTGCTGAATTTCCAGTGCTGGCTGATGGCACGCAGCCCTACATCCACGAAAATCAAGAAGTATTGGATGGCAAACGCGAATTATGGCCAGCGATTATGGAAAAAGCCTACGCCCAATTTTTGAGTCAAAGCAGCAATCCAATTGATATGTATAGCACGCTCAACAAAGGTGGCAACCCTGCCGATGTGCTAGAGGCGATTACTGGTCAACGTAGCGTGATTAACGAGCCTCAAACCTACAGCATTCATCAACTAGCCACGATGCATAATAATCAGCAGGCGATTATCTTTGGCACGCCTAATCCAAGCGATCCAAGTGTTAATCAACCAGCGTTTATCAATAAACAACTGCAACCGAAGCATGCCTACTATGTGAGCCATATCGATCAACAGCGCAATCGGGTGACCTTGCGCAATCCATGGTCGTGGGATGAACCACCAGTCACCGTCGATTATGCTGATCTTGAGCAGGTGTTTAATGTTGTTATAACCAATCCAATTGATTAA
- a CDS encoding 4Fe-4S binding protein: protein MVLPVINLQRCIACGACEHVCPTAAVAIEQQHAVLVKPEACTFCDRCEIACPTEAISRSFAIRFAPSSQPLTKAQLGQLNLGDR from the coding sequence ATGGTATTACCTGTGATTAATTTGCAACGTTGTATTGCCTGTGGTGCCTGTGAACATGTTTGCCCAACAGCCGCAGTGGCAATTGAGCAACAGCATGCGGTCTTAGTCAAGCCCGAAGCCTGTACCTTTTGCGATCGCTGCGAAATAGCCTGCCCAACCGAAGCGATTAGCCGCTCGTTCGCGATTCGCTTTGCCCCAAGCAGCCAGCCATTAACTAAAGCTCAGCTTGGGCAGCTAAACCTTGGGGATCGATAA